The following are encoded together in the Clostridium sp. BJN0013 genome:
- a CDS encoding IS4 family transposase, whose protein sequence is MRNNTTIFDIFQTLLKKEEVITVCAVLGYKDTSRKFTVYDLFQFFIATATNEYKSFRAGSDFMNEAGLRAVDYSTISKKAANVDYKIAKKLFEILITKCNRSTRRILKLPKDLLAVDSTTITVGEGRLKWAKFKGNKSGIKLHVALNVNTLMPQKVIETTANKHDGPIGEKLINTDCILVEDRAYGKHKRYDMFKSIKQAFVIRIKDNITLSYPKNIKSLRTENSNIIKDVTCYLGEGSSKTENRFRVVQFSDFYGKSIRVCTNLMAITPEKIADIYKERWKVESFFRFIKQNLNVKRLFGTSENAVYNQLFIALIAYVLLHFSYVNVSQNLKFVKLSFCEFVRKLLNSTLQDEVQVCIDLLFKNINNYQICLW, encoded by the coding sequence ATGAGAAATAATACCACTATATTTGATATATTTCAAACACTTTTAAAAAAAGAAGAAGTAATTACAGTATGTGCGGTTTTAGGCTATAAGGATACATCAAGAAAATTCACAGTATATGATTTGTTTCAATTTTTTATAGCGACAGCAACTAATGAATACAAAAGTTTTAGAGCTGGTTCAGATTTTATGAATGAAGCTGGATTAAGAGCAGTTGATTATTCCACAATTTCGAAGAAAGCAGCAAATGTAGATTATAAAATAGCTAAGAAATTATTTGAGATTCTTATAACTAAATGCAATCGTTCAACTCGAAGAATACTTAAATTACCAAAAGATTTATTAGCAGTAGATTCCACTACTATAACTGTTGGTGAAGGCAGATTGAAATGGGCAAAGTTCAAAGGTAATAAGTCAGGAATAAAGCTGCATGTGGCTCTTAATGTAAATACTTTAATGCCTCAAAAAGTCATTGAAACTACTGCAAACAAACATGATGGTCCAATAGGTGAAAAACTTATTAATACAGATTGTATCTTGGTAGAAGATAGAGCTTATGGGAAACATAAGAGATATGATATGTTTAAATCTATAAAACAAGCATTTGTCATAAGAATCAAAGACAATATAACTCTAAGTTATCCAAAAAACATAAAAAGTTTAAGAACTGAAAATTCTAATATAATCAAGGATGTTACTTGTTATCTTGGAGAAGGCTCTTCTAAAACTGAAAATAGATTTAGAGTTGTTCAATTTAGTGACTTCTATGGAAAATCCATAAGGGTATGTACTAACTTAATGGCCATTACACCTGAAAAAATTGCAGATATCTATAAAGAAAGATGGAAAGTTGAAAGCTTTTTTAGATTTATAAAGCAAAATTTGAATGTTAAAAGATTGTTTGGAACAAGTGAAAATGCAGTTTACAATCAACTTTTTATAGCTTTAATTGCGTATGTATTACTTCATTTTTCTTATGTTAATGTGTCTCAAAATTTGAAATTTGTTAAGTTATCATTTTGTGAGTTTGTTAGAAAACTTCTTAATTCTACACTTCAAGACGAAGTTCAAGTATGCATTGACTTATTATTTAAAAATATCAATAATTATCAAATTTGTTTATGGTGA
- a CDS encoding phage portal protein: MDVEFNYSRPVNAQELLQELNTQYNMDAISKKTIIEKSPITTDVTQELNRLKEENENSNDTTINQNSNIGGI; the protein is encoded by the coding sequence ATTGATGTAGAATTCAATTATAGTAGACCTGTGAATGCACAAGAACTATTACAGGAACTTAATACTCAATATAATATGGATGCTATTAGCAAGAAAACAATCATTGAGAAGTCGCCAATAACCACAGATGTTACTCAGGAATTGAATAGATTGAAAGAGGAAAATGAAAATAGTAATGATACTACCATTAATCAAAACAGTAATATAGGAGGGATATAA
- a CDS encoding methyl-accepting chemotaxis protein yields the protein MNKVVIEANADKTRKDIKKTIDEILDKIKEVEKIKALSDVILNIFSHTNFLALNASIEAARAGEAGKGFL from the coding sequence ATGAATAAGGTAGTAATTGAAGCTAATGCAGACAAAACTCGTAAAGATATTAAAAAAACTATAGATGAAATTTTGGACAAGATCAAAGAAGTAGAGAAAATAAAAGCTTTATCAGATGTTATTTTAAATATATTTTCTCATACAAATTTTCTAGCTTTAAATGCTTCAATAGAAGCTGCCAGAGCAGGAGAGGCAGGAAAAGGTTTTTTGTAG
- a CDS encoding transposase, with translation MAVRKHWGIESTHWILDIVFKEDGRRVRKDYGPQNLAMLKRLALNIIKKYTTEPKYSLKSKRFAASVDNNYLEQVLIKNFI, from the coding sequence TTGGCAGTAAGAAAACATTGGGGAATAGAATCAACTCATTGGATTCTTGATATTGTATTTAAAGAAGATGGTCGTAGAGTAAGGAAAGATTATGGTCCGCAAAATTTAGCCATGCTAAAACGATTGGCTCTAAATATAATAAAAAAATACACTACTGAACCTAAGTATAGTTTAAAATCTAAAAGGTTTGCTGCTTCTGTAGACAATAATTATCTAGAACAGGTACTTATTAAAAACTTCATATAA
- a CDS encoding Ig-like domain-containing protein: MTVNLTEINIDVGATQQITTTITHNGNIVSNPTLIYSSDNENIATVDSTGIVNAVSQGTCNITVLFIDGDSITYTKTIPTTINAVVAKTIKFSTTYQNIGEIKIQLSLLKGRTANISVYACNSSQQSDTFTFSFSGVDISYYIRTIIDGNNFSVTNINGDGSEYLTITATSDVDSSVVGSITIRLAGVW, translated from the coding sequence ATGACTGTAAATCTTACAGAAATAAACATAGATGTTGGAGCTACACAACAAATAACAACCACAATAACACATAATGGAAATATTGTAAGTAATCCAACTTTGATATATTCGAGTGATAATGAAAATATAGCAACTGTGGATTCAACTGGAATCGTAAATGCTGTTTCTCAGGGTACTTGTAATATAACAGTATTATTTATTGATGGGGATAGCATTACATATACAAAAACAATACCTACGACAATTAATGCTGTAGTAGCAAAAACAATTAAATTTTCAACAACTTATCAGAATATTGGAGAAATTAAAATCCAATTAAGCTTATTAAAAGGTCGTACTGCTAATATTTCTGTATATGCGTGTAATAGTTCACAACAGTCTGATACATTTACATTCAGTTTTAGTGGTGTGGACATAAGTTATTACATAAGAACCATTATAGATGGTAATAATTTTAGTGTAACAAATATCAATGGAGATGGTAGTGAATATTTGACGATTACAGCAACTTCAGATGTAGATAGTAGTGTTGTAGGTAGTATTACTATACGATTAGCAGGGGTGTGGTAA
- a CDS encoding IS1182 family transposase — protein sequence MIKVQQQFVMSKYQGLYDLIIPKDHFLRQLNDLVDFSFIYDELLNNYSVDMGRGAKDPIMLFKYLILKTTYELSDEDVVERTLYDMSFKYFLNLAPEEADLIHPSTLIKFRKLRLKDTNMLDLLIKKTVEIAIAKGVLASRTLIVDSTHTKARYNQKSAQEVLLERAKSLRKEIYAVNSEIKEKFPQKVTGDKIEDIIRYCQDLINVVEPTPELVIYEKIKERLNYLNEAIEDDLEQLALSKDEDARVGHKTADSSFFGYKTHIAMSEERIITGATITTGEKSDGKELQELIEKSQNAGMTVDEIIGDTAYSEKGNLEYAKENQIKLISKLNPIISCGSRTKEEEFQFNKDAGMFICPAGHIAIRKARQGKKNHNKNQVTTYYFDVNKCKCCSRGEGCYKEGCKSKTYSVSIKSDIHKDQMAFQETEYFKERARQRYMIEAKNSELKHQHGYDMALSSGLINMQMQGALTIFTVNIKRIIKLLTEQ from the coding sequence ATGATAAAGGTGCAGCAACAATTTGTAATGAGTAAGTATCAAGGACTATATGACTTGATTATTCCAAAGGACCATTTTCTAAGACAACTCAATGATTTAGTTGATTTCTCATTCATATACGATGAACTACTCAATAATTACAGTGTTGACATGGGGCGTGGTGCCAAGGATCCCATCATGTTGTTTAAATACCTTATATTGAAGACAACCTACGAACTTTCCGATGAAGACGTAGTTGAAAGAACACTTTATGACATGTCATTTAAATACTTTCTGAATCTTGCACCTGAGGAAGCTGATCTGATTCATCCAAGTACATTAATAAAATTTAGAAAGCTGCGCTTGAAAGATACGAATATGCTTGATTTATTAATCAAGAAAACAGTTGAAATTGCAATTGCTAAGGGAGTTTTAGCCAGTAGAACTCTTATAGTTGATTCCACACATACCAAAGCAAGATATAACCAGAAGTCTGCTCAGGAAGTGCTATTGGAACGGGCAAAGTCTTTGAGGAAGGAAATCTACGCAGTTAACAGTGAGATAAAAGAAAAGTTTCCTCAAAAGGTTACAGGTGATAAGATTGAAGATATTATAAGATACTGCCAAGATTTAATCAATGTTGTTGAACCTACACCTGAGCTTGTGATATATGAGAAGATTAAAGAACGACTCAATTATTTAAACGAGGCCATCGAAGATGACCTGGAGCAGTTAGCGCTTTCAAAGGATGAAGATGCCCGAGTAGGGCATAAGACAGCCGATTCTTCATTTTTTGGGTACAAAACACACATTGCAATGAGTGAAGAACGCATAATTACAGGAGCTACTATTACTACCGGAGAAAAATCCGATGGTAAAGAACTTCAAGAGTTAATTGAAAAAAGTCAAAACGCAGGCATGACAGTTGATGAGATAATTGGTGATACTGCTTATTCGGAAAAAGGAAATTTAGAGTATGCCAAAGAAAATCAAATCAAGTTGATTTCAAAACTTAATCCAATAATTTCATGTGGATCTCGTACGAAAGAGGAAGAATTCCAATTCAACAAGGATGCTGGAATGTTTATTTGCCCTGCCGGTCATATAGCCATAAGAAAAGCCCGTCAGGGTAAGAAAAATCATAATAAAAATCAAGTTACTACATACTATTTTGATGTTAATAAATGCAAATGCTGTTCTCGAGGAGAAGGATGTTACAAAGAAGGTTGCAAGTCCAAGACCTATTCTGTATCTATAAAGTCTGATATTCATAAAGATCAAATGGCTTTTCAAGAAACAGAATACTTTAAGGAACGAGCAAGACAACGATATATGATTGAAGCTAAGAACAGTGAACTTAAACACCAGCACGGCTATGATATGGCATTATCGTCGGGCTTAATTAACATGCAAATGCAAGGTGCACTTACAATATTTACTGTTAATATCAAGAGAATCATAAAGCTCCTAACGGAGCAATAA
- a CDS encoding transposase produces MSNKSKRYTEDFKNTIVELYKSGKSLSELNSEYGASKSTIIMG; encoded by the coding sequence ATGTCAAATAAATCCAAAAGATATACAGAAGATTTTAAAAATACAATAGTAGAACTTTATAAATCAGGTAAATCTTTAAGTGAGTTAAACAGCGAATATGGCGCATCTAAATCAACAATAATCATGGGTTAA
- a CDS encoding IS3 family transposase — protein sequence MKDNKNNYSIKLMCEVFNVPRSSFYKNSRCSQSTRSIQNEQIKSSILDIYRDSKGRYSAIKINHKLRQLNINISIKRTQRLMRELGIRAIVCKKFRPVQSSSTIHGKENILKRDFNSSTINEKWCTDITYIHTVKDGWCYLASVMDLYSRKIIGYSFSRTMDSKLGNHI from the coding sequence ATTAAAGATAACAAAAATAATTATAGTATTAAGTTAATGTGTGAGGTTTTTAATGTACCAAGAAGTTCTTTTTATAAAAATTCCAGGTGCAGCCAGAGTACACGAAGTATTCAAAATGAACAGATTAAATCCTCTATTCTAGATATTTATAGAGATAGTAAGGGACGTTATAGTGCAATAAAAATAAATCATAAGCTTAGGCAGCTCAATATAAATATAAGCATTAAAAGAACCCAGCGACTTATGAGAGAATTAGGTATACGGGCTATTGTATGTAAAAAATTCAGGCCGGTTCAATCCAGTTCCACGATACATGGAAAAGAAAATATCTTAAAAAGAGACTTCAATTCAAGTACTATTAACGAAAAATGGTGTACAGATATAACTTATATACATACTGTAAAAGATGGATGGTGTTATCTTGCATCTGTCATGGATCTCTACAGCAGGAAGATAATTGGTTACAGTTTCTCTAGAACTATGGATTCCAAACTGGGAAATCACATATAA